The window TCACCATCACAGGGGCGATCCTTTGGTGGCGTACCAAACAAACCTTCCGGTTCCGCCTTTGGCCGGCGCGCTACACGGCTAGCGCAATCGTCAGGCACCATCGCGATTTGGGTGTGGTCGCATCGCCTTTGTTGCTCATCGCGGCTGCCACTGGCACGATGATGGTGTTCCCGGCGATCTCTTCCGCGCTGCTGTCACCGGTCACGACTGCCGATCCCAAGCCTGAACTTCCGACCGACCTCGCATCCGTCGGCAGAAGCACTGATTGGGCAGCTGTGATGGCCAACGCTCAATCGGCTTTTCCTTCGGCTGCAGCTCGTCGATTGATGCTGCCTCCAACTCCTGAAGAACCGATTGCCATTCGTTTCCGGCAGGACTTTGAGTGGACGCCCAACGGTCGAAGCTATGCATGGGTCGCGCCAAGGACTGGAATCGTCGTTGCCAAAGATGATCCGGCGATGGGTGACACCGCTTCTGCAGTTGTCGAGAAGTTCTACCCGATACACGCCGCCAAGGTTGGTGGCATCCTCTGGCGGATTTCTATGACCTTCGCAGGGTTGGCTCTGGTGCTGCTCGGGCTCTTCGCGAGCTGGTCCTTCTGGACCGGTAAATTCAACAATCGACCGGAGAGTATCCTGCGACCAGCAAAGGCGGCCCCCTAATCCGGTTCGGAGATATTCAACTCCAAAGTCCGCTTTGGGCATTGTTTGAGGTGCGAGGTAAGTGAACTGTGGTCGACAGCTTTCATCTTCCTAGTTTGGAGGGTGAGATGTCGGGGCTTGGATGGAAAGAGGAATGTCTGGTTGCGGTACTAGTGTGGCAGGTTCGTACATTAATCGTTCCAAGCGTGGATAATCCGCTCCACCAATAAGAGCGCTCGCGAGATGGTGTCTTCGCGATCGTTGGCCGAGAACGCCGCTATGGTCGCTTCTAGCAATGCTCCATAAACCATGCGTGCACTCAGCGGTTCAAGCCCGCGTGCGACCATCGGCTCGACAAAATGTGCAAGTTCGATGTCGCGCCAGGTTTGGATACCCAGCACTGCGGGCGCATCTCTAATCGTGATGCTGAAAATTTCGGGATCCAGTGCCGTCCGAAAATAATGCTCCAGCTCCTCGCGTAAATCCCTGTCGTCTCCCCAATCGCGAAAGCTGCTGAGTACATTTTCCACGACCGCCTCGAACAAATCCTTTTTTCCGTCGAAATGATAATTGAGCGCACCCCGAGACACTTCGGCGGCAGCGCATATTTCGGCCTGCGACGTGGCGCTGTATCCCTGCCTGCCAAAAAGATGGCGGGCCTCTTTGATGAGGCGCGCGCGCATGGCTGCGCTCTTCTGTTTCTGTATCTGCGAAGGCATCATGAGAGAATAGGAGGTCGACTGAGACTTGCAAACATACACATTGTATGTTTATAGGATGTATGACGTATAAGCGATTAAAACTTCTTCGGTCAGGCGGTGGATTCCGCAATGCGGATGGCATTCCGATCCGCACGGATACACAACCTCCTGTGCTTCTTTACTGGCTTTTGGGACCGGGCTTGATCGCGTTTGTCTATCATGCGTCGGTCGGCGCTATCCCAGGTATCGGGCCTTATCTGTCACTCGCCATTGGCTTCGCTACCCTCACGCTTTGCGAGCGGACCTGGCCGGCGCGCCTCGAATGGAAACAAAATGCGCGCGAGTGGCTTCAGGTCGTCGCGATGTTTGCCATCGTTGCTGCATCGCTGGCACTGGTCGAATTTGGCGCGCTGTTTT of the Alteripontixanthobacter maritimus genome contains:
- a CDS encoding TetR/AcrR family transcriptional regulator; protein product: MRARLIKEARHLFGRQGYSATSQAEICAAAEVSRGALNYHFDGKKDLFEAVVENVLSSFRDWGDDRDLREELEHYFRTALDPEIFSITIRDAPAVLGIQTWRDIELAHFVEPMVARGLEPLSARMVYGALLEATIAAFSANDREDTISRALLLVERIIHAWND
- a CDS encoding PepSY-associated TM helix domain-containing protein, whose protein sequence is MKLLSLLHRWTGGLVGMMLAVIGLSGTVLLWEDSWILLEGANDAPTSNTAQLAKAIEVAVETAPELSRVTFAGEEIGLHQAIYADGSGAYIAQEGIVVDRWSGIWERPELWLFELHHYLLMGEVGKTITGVLGIILLAFTITGAILWWRTKQTFRFRLWPARYTASAIVRHHRDLGVVASPLLLIAAATGTMMVFPAISSALLSPVTTADPKPELPTDLASVGRSTDWAAVMANAQSAFPSAAARRLMLPPTPEEPIAIRFRQDFEWTPNGRSYAWVAPRTGIVVAKDDPAMGDTASAVVEKFYPIHAAKVGGILWRISMTFAGLALVLLGLFASWSFWTGKFNNRPESILRPAKAAP